DNA from Brassica napus cultivar Da-Ae chromosome C4, Da-Ae, whole genome shotgun sequence:
GACAAAAGATTTATATTCTTTTAATTTGAAACGCTGCATGTATAAAAATAACTCGtttatatctataaaaatataaaacacataaatatacttttatatttctttatacaatagagaaatattttatttcttttattctttgttgtctataatacatattttatatttgacgGAAACTATAATAATATTCTGCTATTTTCTCTATAGTTTACTTACTTTAGAATATGTATCTGACATTTACTTTATAATTTCCTCCTCTCACTTTTtcgtaatatatatttttttcattctaaCTTGAAAAAACTCAACTGAAAGAAATTTCTATAAATACATGTTTTGGGTTTAAAGCtagtttcttataattttatattatttttatataagattttcCATATCTAAAGAAATAAATTGGAAGATTCTGTCCATTTTAATCTTTGACCAAAaagatattattttatgaaTGTTTATGTTATGTATAAAATCTGATCAGCCTCAGTAAAGAATAATAGTAAGCAAAAAGAAGACCCTATCATATAATGGCCATCACCAATAAGTTTTCGGTTGCATTTGTTCTTACCATCCTCTGTGTCATATCTTTTGTCCATTGCCAGAAAACATCTGATAGAACTTCTGGTACTGACTTATTAAACTCTTTACTTTCATTCTTTCTAAATTATTAGacaactttttaatttattatagtCCTTTAAGTGGTATATATGCGTTAATAGAAGTTTGCATACATTCATCTAGGTAATTTAATACCAAAAGCAAGTTTTCTTGTGTGATTCGGAATCTGAAGACATGCATGCAAACTTGCTTGCTACTGAAAAGATTGTTACAACTTACCAAACGTTGTAGCTACCTTTACTATTATTataggaaagaaaaaaatgtagaaACATTTTAAGGAATCCTCACTAGGCAGTTATTTTACCTAATCTTAGTAGTCATCGTCATCAGACTCATATTCGACTGGGATCATAACCGGATTCAGAAAAGCCTTAGTTATCTCTACAGCAAGATTTGGGTTTCTGGCAACAAACATCTTGAACTCACAAGAATccaaaaatgtatttatattcCTTGCGATAAAACTCAAAACAGCATCGGTGAGAGGTTTGTCCAAAGGAACCTGCGAGAGCTCAAGTACGTCAAGTGCATTGGAAGAACTGAGAGACGATATAAGTTCGTTTCTGCACAAGTCCCTTAAATGAGGAATCTCGTATCTTTGCGCTGCTAGATAAAGCGACCGAACATGTTTCTTTAGTTTTGAAGAAGAAACTAATCCGTGATCGTTGTACATGAACTCAACTAGAGTCTCTAACTCTTCGTGTCTCATCTCTGAGAAAATTAACGTTTGGTCGGATGAAGCTTTCGTCGCTTTTGATTCCAGCATCTTCTTGAATACCTCAGATCTTGCCGCCTATAATCATTGATAAAAGCATGTCAACgtacaaaatagtatttatagTGTTTTATTCTTAATATGAAGATGATAATGAAAGAGAAGAAATACAATAACAAGTTTGTGGGCTGAGATAGCTGCAAAGCCATTACT
Protein-coding regions in this window:
- the LOC106392462 gene encoding putative BTB/POZ domain-containing protein At2g40450; protein product: MATDVSSSGFAKILKQKWHTDLLLKAGDSNGFAAISAHKLVIAARSEVFKKMLESKATKASSDQTLIFSEMRHEELETLVEFMYNDHGLVSSSKLKKHVRSLYLAAQRYEIPHLRDLCRNELISSLSSSNALDVLELSQVPLDKPLTDAVLSFIARNINTFLDSCEFKMFVARNPNLAVEITKAFLNPVMIPVEYESDDDDY